The Sediminispirochaeta smaragdinae DSM 11293 genome has a segment encoding these proteins:
- a CDS encoding PfkB family carbohydrate kinase, with protein MGLTRRGSRLIFIGNPMIDVVARAFPSGISLPDGASRHLPMEELKLIEEALNRQGTLLFRGPSGGAYSAAAAAAIYHSKVTLIGSAGSDGEYFRKGAAMGKFRFFDPVAAERESGHKALPAGRFISFTEGKTGPFANPSAALSFRQNHVPPISRRDIPFFEGFLLSRLPASLTVGSSLCAVDLSAPFIAERLHDHIVSLEKKSRLILFGNIEESEHFFDVDFGSGRQPGSALRKAIDTFCKRGHRYLLKMGAQGAWMFQREEEKLEERYIPPLSAKEIHPVNTGDAFAGAFLGSIAAEHSLQEALEAAAYAGAAVASVIGNIAGAGSDQTDKASYSEGETTTV; from the coding sequence ATGGGCTTAACAAGGCGGGGATCAAGGCTCATTTTCATCGGAAATCCCATGATCGACGTGGTGGCAAGGGCTTTTCCCTCGGGAATTTCCCTCCCGGATGGTGCATCCCGCCATCTTCCCATGGAGGAACTAAAACTGATCGAGGAAGCCTTAAACCGGCAAGGAACCTTGCTTTTTCGCGGTCCCTCCGGCGGCGCTTACAGTGCAGCTGCGGCTGCGGCGATCTATCATTCGAAGGTAACGCTGATCGGATCAGCGGGAAGCGACGGGGAATATTTCAGGAAGGGAGCCGCTATGGGGAAATTCCGCTTTTTTGATCCGGTCGCCGCAGAAAGGGAATCGGGACACAAGGCACTCCCCGCCGGTAGATTCATATCCTTCACGGAGGGCAAGACAGGTCCCTTTGCGAACCCGTCAGCGGCACTCTCCTTTCGGCAAAACCATGTCCCCCCAATCTCCAGGCGGGATATTCCCTTTTTCGAGGGGTTTCTGCTTTCACGGCTTCCGGCCTCCCTCACCGTCGGCTCAAGCCTTTGTGCCGTCGATCTTTCCGCCCCCTTCATTGCCGAAAGACTCCACGATCATATAGTTTCCCTTGAAAAGAAAAGCCGTTTGATACTCTTCGGCAACATCGAGGAGAGCGAACATTTTTTTGATGTCGATTTCGGTTCTGGCAGGCAGCCGGGTTCGGCTCTACGAAAAGCCATCGATACATTTTGCAAACGCGGTCACCGCTACCTCCTGAAAATGGGTGCACAGGGGGCATGGATGTTTCAAAGGGAAGAGGAAAAGCTTGAAGAGCGCTACATTCCTCCCCTATCCGCAAAAGAAATTCACCCGGTGAACACAGGTGATGCATTTGCGGGAGCCTTTCTCGGAAGCATTGCGGCAGAACACTCCCTTCAAGAGGCGTTAGAGGCAGCGGCATATGCAGGAGCGGCGGTCGCCTCCGTTATCGGAAATATTGCCGGAGCTGGAAGCGATCAAACAGACAAAGCCTCGTATTCGGAAGGCGAAACGACAACGGTATAG
- the cdd gene encoding cytidine deaminase has protein sequence MKTSELLEAALAARENAYAPYSGFKVGAALVSSASKTVYSGCNVENASYGATICAERGAVMKAISEEGGLSVKALLVVSDAAQAAVPCAVCLQVLSEFCSTETPVYVANLSGIVHTYTFGELLPVPFNSIPE, from the coding sequence ATGAAGACGAGTGAGCTTTTGGAAGCGGCGCTTGCCGCAAGGGAGAACGCCTATGCACCCTATTCTGGTTTTAAGGTCGGTGCAGCCCTGGTAAGTAGTGCTTCCAAAACGGTGTACAGTGGATGCAACGTGGAAAATGCAAGCTACGGCGCCACCATATGTGCCGAACGCGGTGCAGTGATGAAAGCAATATCGGAGGAGGGGGGCCTTTCCGTCAAGGCCCTACTGGTGGTCAGTGATGCCGCACAAGCCGCTGTACCTTGTGCCGTTTGCCTTCAGGTGCTTTCCGAATTTTGCTCGACAGAGACTCCCGTGTATGTTGCAAACCTTTCCGGGATTGTACACACCTACACCTTCGGCGAATTACTTCCTGTTCCATTTAACAGCATACCGGAATAG
- a CDS encoding M20/M25/M40 family metallo-hydrolase, with translation MNSILSDSVELAKQMVSIPSVSGSESRLAAFLQNQLATCRGCDCSIDGWGSLIALFPGKNKRLLLFDGHIDTVDADASLWSSDPFTASVRDGKLYGRGSSDMKGALAAMIAAAALLVDEKGELPGSGIVVCGTAGEELFEGFTLGKVVTALHSAGYSVEGVIIGEASKRRLMYGQRGRVEIELTTIGTSAHSSSPEAGVNAVDAMVGLLSSLNEMEVPVDPVLGPGIGVVTDILSSPYPGASVLPARCRVTIDRRTLPGETGSSVLSRYREHIAAFERKEPKYRAEVQIAKGSYLGSDGKKEEIEKAPPAWLLSEDDPFRRTISAVLSKAGVLEGEGTYRFCTNGSWSCGIAGIPTLGFGPGREECAHINDEYLEIEELRKAVKGYDAIMRWWSGAS, from the coding sequence ATGAATTCAATTCTTAGTGATTCCGTTGAATTGGCAAAGCAGATGGTTTCGATTCCGAGTGTAAGCGGATCAGAATCGAGACTTGCTGCTTTTCTGCAAAATCAGCTTGCCACTTGTCGAGGCTGCGACTGTTCTATAGATGGCTGGGGTAGCCTCATAGCTCTGTTTCCTGGAAAAAATAAACGACTTTTGCTTTTCGACGGGCATATCGATACGGTCGATGCCGACGCTTCGCTCTGGAGCAGCGATCCTTTCACTGCCTCCGTACGCGACGGAAAACTTTACGGCCGGGGCTCCTCAGACATGAAAGGGGCTTTGGCCGCCATGATCGCCGCAGCAGCTTTACTTGTCGATGAGAAGGGGGAACTCCCTGGTTCCGGTATAGTCGTCTGCGGTACCGCAGGAGAAGAGCTTTTTGAAGGTTTTACCCTCGGAAAGGTGGTCACTGCACTGCATTCTGCCGGATATTCGGTTGAAGGGGTTATTATCGGCGAAGCAAGTAAAAGACGATTGATGTATGGACAGCGGGGTCGTGTTGAAATCGAATTGACGACCATCGGTACGTCGGCTCATTCTTCTTCGCCTGAAGCGGGAGTGAACGCCGTTGATGCAATGGTCGGCTTGCTTAGCTCGCTGAATGAGATGGAGGTTCCTGTCGATCCCGTTTTGGGGCCGGGTATCGGGGTTGTAACCGATATACTCTCTTCTCCATATCCCGGAGCATCGGTCCTTCCTGCTCGATGTCGTGTAACCATTGATCGTAGAACCCTTCCGGGAGAGACCGGTAGCTCTGTTCTTTCCAGATATCGGGAGCATATTGCGGCATTTGAGAGAAAAGAGCCGAAGTACAGGGCGGAGGTCCAGATTGCAAAGGGATCATATCTGGGTTCCGATGGTAAAAAGGAAGAGATTGAAAAGGCACCCCCTGCGTGGTTGCTTTCAGAGGATGACCCCTTTCGCCGAACTATTTCGGCGGTTCTTTCGAAGGCGGGAGTTCTTGAGGGGGAGGGCACCTATCGCTTCTGTACAAACGGCAGTTGGAGCTGCGGAATAGCGGGCATTCCCACCCTCGGCTTTGGACCTGGCAGAGAGGAGTGCGCCCATATTAATGATGAGTATCTTGAGATTGAAGAGCTCCGTAAGGCCGTGAAGGGATATGATGCTATTATGCGATGGTGGAGCGGCGCATCTTGA
- a CDS encoding ABC transporter permease has protein sequence MFSELIHMIFSQDFLASCIRLATPLLLAAMGGIFSERSGVLFLGLEGFMLMGAFFGFLGSYYLGAVQGIILAVLFNMIIALVYAFCTVTLAVDQVVVSVSVNILGLGITGAFSRVLFGAHTQQLMGQRLMAVAIPGLSSIPIIGVLFRQNPFTYIAYILVPVVYIIFFKTNWGLKIRAVGENPKAAETMGIKVHKIRYISILWASAFAAIGGASQTIGDLGLFVDNMIAGKGYIGFAAIILGRFHPLYTALTVFFFGIVDAFQLNLQAMGSSIPYQFPLMMPYLLTLIAFLIAGSGVAPKAWGDPYILEE, from the coding sequence ATGTTTAGCGAACTCATACACATGATCTTTTCGCAGGATTTTTTGGCTTCCTGTATTCGCCTTGCAACGCCCCTTTTGCTTGCTGCCATGGGCGGTATCTTTTCCGAGCGTAGCGGGGTGCTTTTTCTCGGACTTGAGGGCTTTATGTTGATGGGCGCCTTTTTTGGGTTTCTCGGCAGCTACTACCTTGGGGCGGTGCAGGGAATTATATTAGCGGTACTGTTTAATATGATCATTGCTCTGGTCTATGCGTTCTGTACCGTTACGCTTGCAGTTGATCAGGTAGTGGTGAGTGTTTCCGTCAATATCCTTGGCCTTGGCATCACCGGAGCCTTTTCCCGTGTTCTTTTCGGAGCCCATACACAACAGCTTATGGGGCAGCGTCTTATGGCGGTTGCCATTCCGGGACTCTCATCCATCCCCATCATTGGTGTTCTCTTTCGGCAAAATCCTTTTACCTACATTGCCTATATTTTGGTTCCCGTCGTCTATATCATCTTTTTTAAGACAAACTGGGGCTTGAAGATTCGTGCGGTGGGGGAAAATCCAAAAGCAGCCGAAACCATGGGGATAAAGGTCCATAAAATACGTTACATTTCGATTCTTTGGGCTTCGGCTTTCGCTGCCATCGGGGGGGCAAGCCAGACCATAGGTGACCTGGGGCTTTTTGTCGACAACATGATTGCAGGAAAAGGCTATATTGGTTTTGCGGCGATTATTCTCGGCCGTTTCCATCCTTTATACACAGCCCTGACGGTCTTCTTTTTCGGTATTGTCGATGCCTTTCAACTTAATCTTCAAGCCATGGGAAGTTCCATTCCCTATCAGTTCCCTCTTATGATGCCGTATCTTCTTACCTTGATTGCTTTTTTGATTGCCGGCTCCGGAGTGGCTCCGAAGGCGTGGGGAGATCCATATATTCTCGAAGAATAG
- a CDS encoding ABC transporter permease, whose translation MKEKLRELLQWSRLRTVVIPVIGVLIGMLVGSLVIVNKDRSLFTVMGQLFYGAFGNLNNFSQSLVFAIPLGFTGLAIALSYSAGIFNIGAEGQLQLAALATAVVATSGFLESSPLLLPVVLICGMIMGALWALLPGILKAYKGFNEIVVTMLLNYVAILLVSFFLQGPLKAEGAYYPQTDAFPDTALLHKVIRGYTLHQGIWVFILMVVIVWVILYKTTFGFKIRAVGFNPEGALYAGIDYRKILVLSMLVSGALAGLAGSVEVLGVHRRLMEGFSPGYGYDAIAVALLANLNPVGIIFSSFFFGALRNAASGLQIDFGIPVSFIYIIQALAIIFVIAAQGMPRFFRRLKRRLQNV comes from the coding sequence ATGAAAGAAAAATTACGAGAACTATTACAGTGGAGTAGGCTCCGAACCGTTGTCATTCCCGTGATCGGGGTCCTGATCGGAATGCTTGTCGGATCCTTGGTAATTGTGAACAAAGACCGAAGTCTTTTTACCGTTATGGGACAGCTTTTCTATGGGGCATTCGGCAACCTGAATAATTTTTCGCAAAGCCTTGTATTCGCCATTCCCCTCGGTTTCACCGGTCTTGCAATTGCTCTTAGCTACAGTGCAGGTATCTTCAATATAGGTGCCGAGGGACAGCTTCAGCTTGCCGCCCTTGCCACAGCCGTTGTCGCTACCAGCGGTTTTCTTGAATCATCCCCCCTCTTACTGCCGGTGGTTCTCATCTGTGGTATGATCATGGGGGCCCTCTGGGCACTTTTACCGGGTATCCTAAAGGCTTATAAAGGCTTTAATGAAATTGTTGTTACCATGCTGCTCAATTATGTGGCCATCTTGCTTGTCAGTTTTTTTCTCCAGGGGCCTTTAAAAGCGGAGGGTGCTTACTATCCCCAGACCGACGCCTTCCCTGATACCGCATTACTGCATAAGGTAATTCGAGGCTATACCCTGCACCAGGGAATTTGGGTTTTCATTCTCATGGTTGTCATTGTGTGGGTGATCCTCTACAAAACCACCTTTGGTTTTAAGATCAGGGCGGTAGGATTCAATCCGGAAGGGGCCCTTTATGCGGGAATCGACTACCGGAAGATTCTTGTACTTTCCATGCTTGTCTCCGGGGCTTTGGCCGGTCTTGCAGGATCGGTGGAGGTCCTCGGTGTTCATCGACGTCTTATGGAAGGCTTTTCGCCTGGTTACGGTTATGATGCCATCGCCGTTGCTTTGCTGGCCAATCTCAATCCTGTGGGTATCATCTTTTCTTCCTTCTTTTTCGGTGCTCTTCGCAACGCCGCGAGTGGGCTGCAAATCGATTTCGGGATTCCCGTCTCATTTATCTATATCATCCAGGCTTTGGCAATTATTTTTGTCATTGCGGCCCAGGGAATGCCGCGTTTCTTTCGCAGGCTGAAAAGGAGACTTCAGAATGTTTAG
- a CDS encoding ABC transporter ATP-binding protein, giving the protein MAPILEIKDLTKRFSRVLANDKVSLQVEKGEVRALLGENGAGKSTLMSCLYGLYGMDSGEILVDGKPVYIGNCEDAIRLGIGMVNQHFMLIQKLTVTENVILGLKSGKGPWVDYHGAAEKIQELSDRYNFCINPNAVIGDLSVGLQQRVEILKVLYRHSNIMIFDEPTAVLTPNEVLEFFEIIKLFKKEGRTILFITHKLGEVMTICDSVTVLRDGKVVGNVAVKDTSESELAKMMVGREVFLKEAEPTKKVGDVVLRVQDLHVKGSMGVEAVRGLSFEIRSGEVLGIAGVDGNGQLELGNALTGLAPVTSGKIEILDEETTNWSTAKLHGKNVSHIPPDRQRTGLILNYPVQDNMVVKEISNHKFSQFGFLKRRVIKEYAKRLIASYDVRGCVPETYAKQLSGGNQQKVILAREFEQKPKLIIAVQPTRGLDISAIEFVRAELVKQRDAGAAILLISTELDEILSLSDRIEVIYEGQFTGSLVGHHVDPMEIGLQMAGRKVPGSCDETERVQL; this is encoded by the coding sequence GTGGCACCGATTCTAGAGATCAAGGATCTTACCAAAAGGTTTTCCCGGGTATTGGCGAACGATAAGGTTTCTCTTCAGGTTGAAAAAGGCGAGGTTCGGGCTCTGCTCGGCGAAAATGGTGCCGGTAAATCAACCCTGATGAGTTGTCTGTATGGATTATACGGAATGGATTCGGGAGAAATCCTGGTCGATGGAAAACCGGTCTATATCGGCAACTGTGAAGATGCTATTCGCCTGGGAATTGGGATGGTTAATCAGCATTTTATGCTGATTCAGAAGTTGACGGTAACCGAGAATGTCATTCTTGGTTTGAAAAGCGGAAAAGGCCCCTGGGTTGACTATCATGGGGCAGCGGAAAAGATACAAGAGCTTTCCGATCGATATAATTTTTGTATCAATCCAAACGCCGTTATAGGGGATCTCTCCGTTGGACTTCAACAGCGTGTCGAAATACTAAAAGTACTTTACAGACATTCAAACATCATGATTTTTGATGAACCTACTGCGGTACTGACCCCAAATGAGGTTCTTGAATTCTTTGAAATCATCAAGCTCTTCAAGAAAGAAGGGAGAACTATTCTTTTCATCACTCACAAACTTGGGGAGGTGATGACAATTTGTGATTCGGTTACGGTTCTGAGGGATGGTAAGGTTGTTGGTAATGTTGCCGTGAAGGATACCAGCGAGTCAGAGCTTGCAAAGATGATGGTCGGCCGGGAAGTCTTTCTCAAGGAGGCGGAGCCGACAAAAAAGGTCGGAGATGTTGTCCTTAGGGTCCAGGACCTTCATGTGAAGGGAAGCATGGGCGTAGAGGCTGTTCGCGGCCTCTCTTTTGAAATACGTAGCGGCGAGGTCCTCGGTATTGCCGGTGTTGATGGGAATGGTCAACTCGAGCTTGGTAATGCCCTGACAGGACTTGCTCCCGTGACCTCCGGGAAAATCGAAATTCTTGATGAGGAGACGACGAACTGGTCCACTGCAAAGTTGCATGGTAAGAATGTTTCCCACATTCCTCCCGACCGTCAACGAACAGGTTTGATATTGAATTATCCCGTTCAGGATAATATGGTGGTAAAAGAGATTTCCAACCACAAATTCTCCCAATTCGGTTTTCTTAAAAGAAGAGTCATCAAAGAATATGCGAAACGCCTTATAGCATCCTATGATGTACGAGGATGTGTTCCTGAAACCTATGCAAAGCAGCTCTCCGGCGGTAACCAGCAGAAGGTCATTCTCGCACGGGAATTCGAGCAAAAACCGAAGCTCATCATTGCGGTCCAGCCGACCCGCGGACTTGATATTTCGGCAATAGAGTTTGTTCGGGCGGAACTTGTCAAGCAGCGAGATGCAGGTGCCGCTATACTGCTCATCTCTACCGAGCTCGATGAAATCCTTTCGCTTTCCGATCGGATTGAGGTTATCTACGAGGGGCAGTTTACCGGCTCACTTGTCGGTCATCATGTCGATCCCATGGAGATTGGTCTGCAGATGGCTGGTAGGAAGGTTCCAGGCAGCTGCGATGAGACGGAGCGTGTACAGCTATGA
- a CDS encoding BMP family protein, with translation MKRNKILIAMMVIAVLCTGVLFAGGQQDAAPAADTTSSDAPAQVKVAMLMSGPINDGGWNTSAYEGLTRLRDELGFEIAYTEMVPQSQQKSILRNYAQRGYDLVIGHGFEFGDSIMEVAPEFPDVKFYQVGGEVQADNVGSGVFGLGELSYLAGKLSAKFTKTNKIGFIGAMEIPTTLAEIDMLRETIAEVNPKASFTVAYTGSWTDVNKGKEAALAQIANGVDVIVAIGDACDVGAIQAAKERGAYVIGWSGDFNSLAPDIVLTSMVQSVPDMILMQGKMLKEGNWKGMSKVWGIADGVEYPGTWSKVVPAELKDEVMADFEAMKAGTLHKRVN, from the coding sequence ATGAAGAGAAACAAGATTCTTATTGCGATGATGGTCATCGCAGTGCTGTGCACCGGTGTTCTGTTTGCCGGCGGGCAGCAGGATGCGGCCCCAGCCGCCGATACGACTTCGTCTGATGCGCCTGCTCAGGTCAAAGTTGCAATGTTGATGTCCGGTCCCATCAACGACGGTGGTTGGAATACGTCTGCATACGAGGGATTAACGCGGCTGCGGGACGAACTCGGTTTTGAAATTGCATATACCGAGATGGTTCCCCAGTCTCAGCAGAAGTCTATCCTTCGGAATTATGCACAGAGGGGATATGATCTGGTGATTGGCCACGGTTTTGAATTCGGTGATTCAATCATGGAAGTGGCCCCCGAGTTCCCCGATGTAAAATTCTATCAGGTTGGTGGTGAAGTTCAGGCCGATAACGTCGGATCCGGCGTCTTTGGTCTCGGCGAGTTATCTTATCTGGCTGGAAAGCTTTCCGCAAAGTTTACAAAGACCAACAAGATCGGTTTCATCGGTGCCATGGAAATTCCTACCACCCTGGCCGAAATCGACATGCTGAGAGAAACCATTGCGGAAGTTAATCCCAAGGCAAGTTTCACCGTTGCGTATACCGGTAGCTGGACCGACGTCAACAAGGGTAAAGAAGCAGCTCTTGCGCAGATTGCCAATGGTGTTGATGTTATTGTTGCCATCGGTGATGCTTGTGACGTCGGTGCCATTCAGGCGGCCAAAGAGCGGGGGGCCTATGTGATCGGATGGTCCGGTGATTTCAACAGTCTTGCTCCTGATATCGTTCTTACCTCCATGGTTCAGAGTGTTCCCGATATGATCCTGATGCAGGGCAAAATGCTCAAAGAAGGAAATTGGAAGGGAATGTCCAAGGTATGGGGGATCGCCGACGGTGTCGAATATCCTGGAACCTGGTCAAAAGTGGTGCCTGCCGAGCTTAAGGATGAGGTTATGGCCGATTTCGAAGCTATGAAGGCGGGTACGCTGCACAAGAGGGTTAACTAA
- a CDS encoding MFS transporter yields the protein MNSIFLHRREIFGKELSTVYLAGFLELSTVMTSFTLIPLYVKHAGGGDFAIGVQAAIFTLFSVLFRFLLGSLADSRGRKLSLLIGALVFSTAPIGIWLSPNLVVMALFRVYQAIGMATFLSAATSYVADHTPDELRGTSIGMYRTAVTLSVMIAPALGMTLIQNFGFASFFIASSLCGVAGTLLILTLPEKIGERHHASPDEEKSVSVRELFDLFRIPDLRSTYLGIFALSMASGILLTFLTGYALGFPSIGNPAFYFTIRESLGALGTLALGALSDRVGRDRLLGPVLLSFAAGCATLAFMEVSPRLLYYLSAVISGVGYAGALALLIAKVVDSVPARLRASALAFQESAIDGGNAFGIFIFGSALSLFSFPVLFAAMALFIMTIPFLSVLARGERKGRTAAR from the coding sequence ATGAATAGTATCTTCTTACATAGAAGAGAAATATTTGGAAAAGAGCTGAGTACCGTATATCTTGCCGGTTTCCTCGAGCTTTCGACGGTTATGACCAGCTTTACGCTTATTCCCCTCTATGTCAAACATGCAGGCGGTGGGGATTTCGCCATTGGAGTACAGGCGGCGATTTTTACCCTCTTTTCCGTACTCTTTCGGTTTCTTCTTGGATCCCTTGCCGACAGTCGAGGCCGGAAGCTCTCGCTTCTCATCGGTGCCCTTGTCTTTTCCACGGCGCCTATCGGTATCTGGCTCAGCCCCAACCTTGTGGTCATGGCCCTGTTTCGCGTCTATCAGGCAATAGGGATGGCCACGTTTCTCTCCGCTGCAACCAGTTACGTTGCCGACCACACTCCCGATGAGCTTAGGGGAACAAGCATCGGAATGTATCGAACGGCTGTTACCTTGTCGGTTATGATTGCTCCTGCACTAGGCATGACGCTTATTCAAAACTTTGGATTTGCATCGTTTTTTATTGCTTCATCTCTTTGCGGGGTGGCTGGAACACTTTTGATTCTTACACTTCCTGAAAAAATCGGAGAACGACACCACGCTTCTCCGGATGAGGAAAAAAGCGTCTCTGTCAGGGAACTGTTCGATCTTTTTCGTATTCCGGATCTGCGGAGCACCTATTTGGGAATTTTTGCCTTGAGCATGGCAAGTGGGATTTTGCTTACCTTTCTTACCGGATATGCGCTTGGTTTTCCCTCTATCGGTAATCCGGCCTTCTATTTCACCATACGGGAATCCCTGGGGGCCCTGGGGACCCTGGCGCTTGGAGCCCTCTCCGACAGGGTGGGGCGCGACCGGCTTCTCGGTCCCGTTCTTCTCTCTTTTGCCGCCGGTTGTGCCACCCTCGCCTTTATGGAAGTTTCGCCCCGTCTACTTTACTATCTTTCCGCCGTTATTTCCGGTGTCGGGTATGCCGGGGCTCTTGCACTCCTGATCGCCAAGGTGGTCGATTCCGTTCCTGCCAGGCTTCGGGCCTCGGCTCTTGCGTTTCAAGAAAGTGCCATTGATGGCGGAAATGCCTTTGGCATTTTTATTTTCGGCTCGGCCCTTTCCCTCTTCTCTTTTCCCGTTCTCTTTGCCGCTATGGCCCTCTTTATCATGACGATTCCCTTTCTTAGTGTTTTGGCAAGGGGAGAGCGAAAAGGTCGGACCGCCGCCCGATAG
- a CDS encoding amidohydrolase family protein, with product MREIDLLVEHADYVVTMDPERRIIGNGSLAVAKDTIIDLGPDEELAGRYLAKKRIDASGRFLFPGFITTHTHLFQTLLKGLGRDKSLFEWLNSSVRVALHNYDPECMYWGAMTGLTEALRTGTTTVTDFQYCHAVPGLDQPVLDAYEDLGIRGVLSKSHTDVSGFSPEIACEWIESEDEFIRDSDDLCCRYEHHPSISISVAPGIIWDLSRRGYQLTRELADKWKIPITMHLVETEDDDQYAHANYGIGSIDLLEETGMLGPDFVAVHSVYVTERDIERFKRYGVSVCHCPVSNMILASGTAPVPRFLREGIPVSLGPDGAASNDSQDTLELLKTTALLHKLVSKDASLVSAAEVLEMATLGGARALLREKEIGSLEIGKKADFFIYNPEHVRSIPVHDPISSLVYSSTQANIETTVVAGRPLLENGILVTADEALIRRETQRVASSLIRRSGLGNVQWGRRMGRCDE from the coding sequence ATGAGGGAGATTGATCTTCTTGTCGAGCATGCCGATTATGTGGTCACCATGGATCCCGAGCGGCGAATAATAGGAAATGGTTCTCTTGCCGTTGCCAAAGACACCATTATCGATCTTGGTCCCGATGAGGAGCTTGCCGGCCGCTATCTGGCGAAGAAACGAATCGATGCCTCAGGTAGGTTCCTCTTTCCCGGTTTTATCACCACGCACACCCATCTCTTTCAAACCCTCCTCAAGGGACTGGGACGGGATAAGTCCCTCTTTGAGTGGCTCAACAGCTCGGTGAGGGTTGCGCTGCATAACTACGATCCGGAATGCATGTATTGGGGTGCGATGACCGGGCTCACAGAGGCCCTCAGGACAGGGACCACAACGGTAACGGATTTTCAGTATTGCCATGCCGTGCCGGGACTCGACCAGCCGGTTCTTGATGCCTACGAGGATCTTGGTATTCGGGGGGTATTGAGTAAGAGTCATACCGATGTTTCCGGCTTTTCCCCCGAGATAGCCTGCGAATGGATCGAAAGTGAGGATGAGTTTATCCGCGACAGCGACGATCTCTGCTGCAGATATGAGCATCATCCCTCCATAAGCATCTCTGTTGCCCCGGGAATTATCTGGGATCTGAGTCGCCGTGGCTACCAGCTTACCCGGGAACTTGCCGATAAGTGGAAAATTCCCATCACCATGCATCTGGTAGAGACCGAAGATGACGATCAGTATGCTCATGCCAACTACGGAATCGGTTCGATCGACCTTCTGGAAGAAACCGGCATGCTGGGTCCCGATTTTGTGGCGGTTCATAGTGTCTATGTGACTGAAAGGGATATCGAACGCTTCAAGCGATACGGCGTCAGTGTCTGCCACTGTCCCGTCTCCAATATGATCCTTGCCTCCGGCACCGCACCGGTACCGAGATTTTTGAGGGAAGGAATTCCCGTCAGTCTCGGCCCCGATGGGGCTGCGAGCAACGATAGCCAGGATACCCTTGAGCTTTTGAAGACGACGGCCCTTCTTCACAAGCTTGTTTCAAAGGATGCCTCGCTAGTCAGTGCTGCGGAGGTCCTTGAAATGGCTACCCTCGGAGGGGCCAGAGCCCTCTTGCGGGAGAAGGAGATAGGAAGTTTGGAGATCGGAAAAAAGGCCGATTTTTTCATCTACAATCCCGAACATGTTCGGTCGATTCCGGTGCATGATCCGATTTCATCACTGGTCTATTCCTCGACACAGGCAAATATTGAAACGACGGTGGTTGCCGGCCGCCCCCTGCTCGAGAATGGAATACTTGTAACTGCCGATGAGGCTTTGATACGGAGGGAGACTCAACGTGTTGCAAGCTCGCTGATACGTCGGTCGGGCCTCGGTAATGTTCAGTGGGGACGACGAATGGGAAGATGCGATGAATAG